A single window of Thermocrinis jamiesonii DNA harbors:
- the gnd gene encoding phosphogluconate dehydrogenase (NAD(+)-dependent, decarboxylating), with amino-acid sequence MGEIFIVGLGRMGQGIGRRLVRFGHKVGGFDVNQKSREEASGYFSVFDSLSYVKEFFEGRKVVWLMVPHGVVDEAIKEIVPYLDKEDILIDGGNSYYKDSQRRYEELKSKGIYFLDVGVSGGVYGEELGYCLMVGGDKNAFEFVEPMLKDLSYEGRGYAYLGPSGAGHFAKMVHNGIEYAIMEAIGEGFELLKESGFNYDLKEIARIYNTGSVIRSWLMELVQKSFEEFGELENIKPYVEDTGEGRWTTLEAVDLGVPVPVIALSLFMRFRSRQENSFRDRLLAVLRYQFGRHSIKKHE; translated from the coding sequence ATGGGAGAGATTTTTATAGTAGGTCTTGGTAGAATGGGGCAAGGAATAGGGAGGAGGCTTGTTAGGTTTGGACACAAGGTCGGGGGCTTTGATGTAAATCAGAAGAGTAGGGAAGAGGCAAGTGGATATTTCTCAGTTTTTGATAGTTTGTCCTATGTGAAAGAGTTCTTTGAGGGAAGAAAGGTGGTTTGGCTTATGGTTCCTCACGGTGTGGTAGATGAAGCAATAAAAGAGATCGTGCCATACCTTGACAAAGAAGACATTCTAATAGACGGTGGAAACTCTTACTACAAAGATTCACAAAGAAGGTATGAAGAGCTAAAAAGCAAAGGGATTTACTTTTTGGACGTGGGGGTAAGCGGTGGAGTGTATGGAGAGGAGCTGGGATACTGTCTTATGGTGGGAGGGGACAAAAACGCTTTTGAGTTTGTGGAACCTATGTTGAAGGACCTTTCTTACGAAGGAAGGGGTTATGCCTACCTTGGTCCTTCTGGAGCGGGACACTTTGCTAAGATGGTTCATAACGGCATAGAGTATGCCATAATGGAAGCTATAGGAGAAGGCTTTGAACTGCTAAAAGAGAGTGGTTTTAATTACGACCTTAAGGAAATCGCAAGAATTTACAACACGGGAAGCGTTATAAGGTCTTGGCTTATGGAACTTGTCCAAAAATCCTTTGAGGAATTTGGAGAGCTTGAAAACATAAAGCCCTACGTAGAAGATACTGGAGAAGGTAGATGGACTACTTTGGAAGCTGTGGATTTGGGAGTGCCTGTGCCAGTTATAGCCCTTTCACTTTTCATGCGCTTCAGATCCAGACAAGAAAACTCTTTTAGGGACAGACTTTTGGCTGTTTTGAGATACCAGTTTGGAAGACACAGCATAAAGAAGCATGAATAG
- a CDS encoding MFS transporter, producing MKKLLSFALFDSGETILGALIFSTFYPLYITQHIDPKLYSFLYGLAFFFSFFIALPLAKVADSKAFRKQFFTLFTLLTVFMGAFLSLTAHNPQRNLFIYLCMVVFHQQAMVFYNSLLAGLTQRGFASGFGVAFGYLGSSVSLIFLASWLKVPEVFYQVSLLFLILALPAIANLPNPSSKKRVSIRQVISDKKFLLLILSILSLTEVANTLIAMMGVYLKNAYMLEEREIYRVIGLSALGGVLGGIVFGVLTDKLGVRAVFPMGFLLWPCFLLLLFFIPRDFVLILGLLGGLSLSHLWTTSRVLLIERFPAEEVSVRMSFLSLTERIASTTGLWTWSLFMLLTQNNYKLSALLMIVFPTLGFLLYWFSKR from the coding sequence ATGAAAAAACTCCTTTCCTTTGCACTCTTTGACTCCGGAGAGACTATTCTTGGAGCGCTAATTTTTTCCACCTTTTATCCCCTTTACATAACTCAGCACATAGACCCCAAGCTTTACTCTTTCTTATACGGCCTTGCTTTCTTTTTTTCCTTTTTTATAGCCTTGCCTTTGGCAAAGGTGGCAGACAGCAAAGCCTTCAGAAAGCAATTTTTCACACTCTTTACCCTTTTGACCGTTTTTATGGGTGCGTTTTTGAGCTTAACAGCGCACAATCCACAAAGAAACCTCTTTATTTACCTGTGCATGGTAGTTTTTCACCAACAGGCTATGGTGTTTTATAACTCCCTGCTTGCGGGGCTTACTCAAAGAGGTTTTGCCTCGGGCTTTGGAGTGGCCTTTGGATACTTAGGGTCTTCCGTAAGCCTTATCTTTTTGGCAAGTTGGCTGAAAGTGCCGGAGGTATTCTATCAGGTTTCCCTTCTGTTTTTGATTTTAGCCCTTCCTGCCATAGCAAACTTGCCCAACCCATCTTCCAAAAAAAGAGTAAGCATAAGACAAGTAATAAGCGACAAAAAATTCTTACTTCTCATACTTTCCATCCTAAGCCTTACCGAAGTAGCCAATACGCTTATAGCCATGATGGGTGTTTATCTGAAGAATGCCTACATGCTTGAGGAAAGGGAAATCTACAGGGTGATAGGGCTATCTGCTTTGGGTGGAGTGCTGGGTGGAATAGTCTTTGGAGTGCTAACGGACAAGTTGGGAGTTAGAGCGGTTTTCCCTATGGGGTTTCTACTTTGGCCTTGTTTTTTACTTTTGCTATTTTTCATACCAAGGGACTTTGTTTTGATCTTGGGACTTTTGGGAGGGCTTTCTCTTTCGCACCTTTGGACTACCTCAAGGGTTTTGCTGATAGAAAGGTTTCCCGCAGAAGAAGTTTCCGTCAGGATGTCCTTTTTGTCTTTAACTGAAAGGATCGCATCCACCACAGGGCTTTGGACCTGGAGCCTTTTTATGCTTCTTACTCAAAACAACTACAAGCTGTCCGCTTTGTTGATGATTGTCTTCCCAACGCTGGGTTTTTTACTTTACTGGTTTTCCAAAAGATAG
- the pgl gene encoding 6-phosphogluconolactonase, with protein MEKRLLLLFLRLSNVFLRRKDQINIALAGGKTPMEFYRLLSKQNLPWEKFSFFLTDERYVPLDSDKSNYKNIKENLGEKAKLYPVDTSLPIDRACVEYSKLLPKSLDIALLGVGEDGHTASLFPRAECKKVTEKVCISSAPDGTQRVSLSYEYLNLSCVVIFALKGPTKIEAYQKLLRGDDIPASKVKGRRKTFVVFQP; from the coding sequence ATGGAGAAAAGATTACTTTTGCTATTCCTTAGGCTTTCTAATGTTTTCCTCAGAAGAAAGGACCAAATAAACATCGCACTGGCAGGCGGTAAAACACCTATGGAATTTTACAGGCTTCTTTCAAAACAAAACTTGCCTTGGGAAAAGTTCTCTTTCTTTTTAACGGACGAAAGGTATGTTCCGCTGGACTCTGACAAAAGCAATTACAAGAACATAAAAGAAAACCTGGGAGAAAAGGCTAAGCTTTATCCGGTGGATACAAGCCTTCCCATAGATAGAGCTTGCGTGGAGTATTCAAAGCTTTTGCCAAAAAGTTTGGACATAGCCCTTTTGGGAGTGGGAGAGGACGGACATACCGCTTCTTTGTTTCCAAGGGCAGAGTGTAAGAAAGTTACCGAAAAGGTATGTATTTCTTCAGCACCCGATGGAACACAAAGAGTTTCTCTAAGCTACGAGTATTTAAATCTTTCTTGCGTGGTGATCTTTGCTTTAAAAGGTCCAACAAAAATAGAAGCATACCAAAAGCTGTTGAGAGGGGACGATATACCAGCAAGCAAAGTAAAAGGCAGAAGAAAAACCTTTGTAGTTTTTCAGCCATAA
- a CDS encoding RNA ligase partner protein codes for MEIFVLDTSVFTNPDIYSQFEKDQLGAIENFLSLASHAKAQFYMPTSVYEEFNKMVSLGELKPKFELVVRIRSPRRFNLMIPAEFLYEFIEEVRYRVNKGLRVAEEHTREAGRLSETETGKVINKLREKYREALRSGIIDSKEDADVLLLAYELDGILITGDEGLHRWADRVGIKLVDPKSFRYILESLAGIR; via the coding sequence ATGGAAATTTTTGTGCTTGATACCAGCGTTTTCACAAATCCAGACATATACTCACAGTTTGAAAAGGATCAATTGGGAGCCATAGAAAATTTTCTCTCTCTTGCTTCCCATGCAAAAGCCCAGTTTTACATGCCCACCTCTGTTTATGAAGAGTTTAACAAGATGGTCTCTTTGGGAGAGCTAAAGCCAAAGTTTGAGCTTGTGGTGCGCATAAGGTCTCCAAGACGGTTTAATCTAATGATCCCGGCGGAATTTCTGTATGAGTTTATAGAAGAAGTAAGATACAGAGTAAATAAGGGTTTAAGGGTAGCAGAAGAGCACACAAGGGAAGCGGGCAGGCTTTCAGAAACAGAAACTGGCAAAGTGATAAACAAGCTTAGGGAAAAATACAGAGAAGCACTCCGAAGTGGAATAATAGACAGTAAAGAAGATGCGGATGTTTTATTGCTTGCCTACGAATTGGACGGAATCCTCATAACAGGAGATGAAGGACTACATCGTTGGGCAGACAGGGTTGGAATAAAGCTCGTAGACCCAAAGAGCTTTAGATACATCTTGGAAAGCTTAGCAGGTATTAGATGA
- a CDS encoding glucose-6-phosphate dehydrogenase, with the protein MNRPKAIFILGGTGDLAKKKLLPALAKIRKNRDDLKVVYSLARSKSEEWETIACNLDPDFRIFCNFIPFDVSKWEDYLRLGQVLEGLSGYELIFYLSLSPFLYEQAILNLGRLLRNFSNPRKLVVEKPFGFDLSSAQKLNNLLYRYFIEEEIYRIDHFLGKDTVQNIFSLRFSNTIFEGVWNKNFIDHVQIVAIEDVGVENRIDFYDKVGAVRDMLQNHLLQMLAFTAMEPPCLMTPQFIRDEKVKVLRSLDISEFVKGQYEGYPKEGSRTETFVAVKAYIENLRWQGVPFYLMTGKKLGKKLTQITVVFKEIPKSFVSLLDCAPKQNRITFQVAPKNSLSIAFELRPPTGKFIACPIETVMEYNIEESIGQPLPEAYETLLEDILDSDQSLFIRADEIEVMWEKVEPLLSEQELEVYKEATIPNGAIKLMEKDRRNWIL; encoded by the coding sequence ATGAATAGACCTAAGGCAATCTTCATCTTAGGTGGCACCGGAGACTTGGCAAAGAAAAAACTTCTGCCTGCACTTGCAAAAATTAGAAAAAACAGAGATGACTTAAAGGTAGTTTATTCATTGGCACGTTCCAAAAGCGAGGAGTGGGAAACTATAGCCTGTAATTTAGACCCAGACTTTAGAATTTTTTGCAACTTCATTCCCTTTGATGTCTCAAAGTGGGAAGATTATCTAAGATTGGGTCAAGTTTTGGAAGGGCTTAGTGGATACGAGCTCATATTTTATCTGTCCCTTTCGCCATTCCTTTATGAGCAGGCTATACTAAACCTTGGAAGACTGCTGAGAAACTTTTCCAATCCCAGAAAGCTGGTGGTGGAAAAACCCTTTGGTTTTGATTTGAGCTCTGCCCAAAAGTTAAACAACCTTCTTTACAGATACTTCATAGAAGAAGAAATATACAGAATAGACCACTTTTTGGGAAAAGACACTGTCCAGAACATCTTCTCCCTTAGGTTTTCTAACACCATATTTGAGGGGGTATGGAACAAAAACTTTATTGACCATGTGCAGATAGTGGCAATAGAGGATGTGGGTGTGGAAAACAGAATAGACTTCTACGATAAAGTAGGAGCTGTAAGGGACATGCTACAAAACCATCTACTTCAAATGCTTGCCTTTACTGCGATGGAACCTCCCTGTCTTATGACTCCCCAGTTTATAAGGGACGAAAAGGTTAAAGTTTTGAGAAGTTTAGACATATCCGAGTTCGTTAAAGGACAGTATGAAGGATATCCCAAGGAAGGCTCTCGCACAGAAACTTTTGTGGCAGTTAAAGCTTACATTGAAAACCTAAGATGGCAAGGTGTGCCTTTTTATCTTATGACTGGGAAAAAGCTTGGCAAAAAGCTCACCCAAATTACAGTGGTGTTTAAAGAAATCCCAAAAAGTTTTGTCTCTTTGTTGGACTGTGCGCCAAAGCAAAATCGCATAACCTTTCAGGTAGCACCAAAGAACAGCCTAAGCATAGCCTTTGAACTAAGACCACCTACGGGCAAGTTTATAGCATGTCCAATAGAAACTGTTATGGAATATAACATAGAAGAATCCATAGGACAACCTTTGCCAGAAGCTTATGAGACCTTACTTGAGGACATACTGGACTCGGATCAAAGCCTTTTCATAAGAGCGGACGAGATAGAGGTAATGTGGGAAAAGGTAGAACCCTTGCTTTCTGAACAGGAGCTGGAGGTCTATAAGGAAGCTACTATCCCCAACGGTGCCATAAAGCTTATGGAAAAGGACCGTAGAAACTGGATCCTGTAG
- a CDS encoding DUF2192 domain-containing protein has translation AFTSVIGALKYAPQLGIDKDIAGAYVIGRKALGFKEEIPENYLKLLSDKEYLEYAICTYEKKEKELKEKLKKETNQYKRNAINSELKQVQKAKDLLLEKLKSLQDEPSSCEGANGRNPKQGGTKKVSQSAWQVLKAALLFPVLGKILPRDLSPLKPLLVEGAWDRVRRRLVPLEVGGTSQ, from the coding sequence CGCTTTTACTTCTGTGATAGGAGCACTAAAATATGCACCACAGCTTGGGATAGACAAAGACATAGCGGGCGCATACGTGATAGGAAGAAAAGCTTTAGGTTTTAAGGAAGAAATCCCAGAGAACTATCTAAAACTTCTTTCAGACAAGGAATACTTGGAGTATGCAATCTGCACTTACGAAAAGAAAGAAAAAGAGCTAAAAGAAAAACTCAAGAAAGAGACAAACCAATACAAAAGAAATGCCATAAACTCTGAGCTAAAGCAAGTTCAGAAGGCAAAGGACTTGCTTTTAGAAAAACTTAAAAGCCTTCAGGACGAGCCAAGTTCCTGTGAGGGAGCCAACGGAAGGAATCCCAAGCAAGGAGGGACTAAAAAAGTCTCTCAAAGTGCTTGGCAAGTTCTGAAGGCAGCCCTCCTCTTCCCTGTTCTTGGAAAGATTCTACCAAGGGACCTTTCTCCTCTGAAGCCTTTATTGGTGGAAGGGGCGTGGGACAGGGTGAGGAGAAGGTTAGTTCCCTTAGAGGTTGGGGGGACGTCCCAATGA
- a CDS encoding bacteriohemerythrin, translating into MVLRKEDLPMVSNAIMNALHEDELEIINELHQACQEGNADVVDQLLQLLIQDIEDHFTTEEELMREAEFFAYPMHKAEHDSMRKRIGELLERWRKHKEPKEVQKFIEEELVSWLLLHIARWDATTAEAV; encoded by the coding sequence ATGGTGTTAAGAAAAGAGGACTTGCCGATGGTTTCCAATGCGATAATGAATGCATTGCACGAGGATGAGCTGGAGATTATAAACGAGCTTCATCAAGCTTGCCAAGAGGGAAACGCAGATGTGGTAGATCAACTGCTCCAGCTTTTGATTCAGGACATAGAGGATCACTTCACAACGGAAGAGGAGTTGATGAGAGAAGCAGAATTTTTTGCCTATCCCATGCACAAAGCAGAACACGACAGCATGAGAAAAAGAATAGGCGAACTTTTGGAACGGTGGAGAAAGCATAAAGAGCCAAAGGAAGTTCAGAAATTTATAGAAGAGGAGTTGGTCTCTTGGCTACTTCTTCATATAGCCAGGTGGGATGCTACCACTGCTGAGGCTGTTTGA